CAGAAAATGCTAGGATTTTTCAGCTCTATCCGCTAGAATCCGCGGCGTTTTTAGCGCAATCAGGCGATGCCTGCACAGGGTGAAAGAGTGAACATTCTACGGAATGCAACTCGAACACCCAGCGCAAAACAAAGAGGCCCGGTGAGACTCGAACCGGCGAAAACCTCTATAGAGTCTTATAGGCTAGGTGGCAGAGTGGTCATGCAGCGGACTGCAACTCCGTGTACGCCGGTTCGATTCCGACCCTAGCCTCCATTTTTCTTGTCGGTCTATTTTATCGGACTGGCTTTATCACTGGCCGCTAACCATGGGCCAGCTGATCTCCCGCACTGCCCGGATGGTGGAATTGGTAGACACAGGAGACTTAAAATCTCCCGACCGTTAGGTCGTGCCGGTTCAAGTCCGGCTCTGGGCACCATATTTTCTTCCTCAGTATTTTCCCGCTAATTTTTCTTCACACACCTTTCCTGATTGCTGAAGCTTTACCAGTCTTTGATTCTGTCATCAGAATTTTGCATCAAATCAATATGGAAAGTGCGCTGCTTGCATCAAGCCTACTTAGCGTGGCGCTCGTCGTGACATTTCTTGTTTACCGCGAACGCAGCGACAGTGCGCAACGATTACGGGAATCACTTCAGCTTGTCGTACGGATGAGCGCGAAGCTCGCCTGCTCAGCCAGACATATTTCGCATTTATGCGACGCCAGAATCCGGCGCGATCTGCGCAGCTACTCCCTGCTCTTTTGCTTCGTAAAAATCACCCACAAGAAAAATACAACGACTGCAACCCTGTGGAAGCGCTTTACCGCGAGTGCAGAATTCCATCCGCAGCTGGGAGCGCAACTGACAGCGGAATCCCGGGTTCTGAGGCAAGCGAAACTACCACCCGCCCTAGCCCCTTCGCCGATTCAGGCCGCGACCAATAGAAAACTGCAGCGACTCGCCGAAGAGCAACTGAAAAGAGACAACCGCTTAGGGCTCGACACACGAGCTGTGATCGTCATTCACAACAACCAGCTGATCGCCGAAGCCTATTGTCCATTTATCCGCGCCGAAACCCGCCTACTAGGTTGGTCAATGGCGAAAAGCCTTCTGGCTATTCTCTGGGGACGGATGGAAACCCTTGGGCTTGCGGATACCGAACAGCACCAACTGTTTCCAGAGTGGGAGGATGACCGGCGGCGTGAAATCACCCTGGAAAACCTCCTGCAAATGTGTGACGGGCTGGCGTTTACTGAAAGCTACCGCCCGGATAGTGATGTGACTCGCATGCTATTTGGCGAATACAGTCCAAGCCGCTATGCATTACAGCGTCCGCTGACACACGCCCCCGGAACATGCTTTTCCTACTCCTCTGGCACAACAAACCTCCTTGCACGCTGGATCCATTGCCAACTTGGTGGCACCACTAAAATGATGCGCTTTCTGCAGAGGGAAATTTTCGAACCGCTGGGCATGAATGGTGCCATTCTCGAGACGGATACCGATGGCATTTTCGTAGGCAGCTCGTACGCCTTTCTAACCGCCCGAGACTGGGGACGCCTCGGCACTCTGCTTCTCAACAATGGTATCGCCAGTGGCCGGCAAGTCCTCAGTCACAACTGGATCCACCGCGCAACTTCTGCCAATGGCAGCAACAACGAGCCACGCTATGGCTATCAGTTATGGCTCAACTCGGGCGGCGATATTCCGCCGCGGCACCCGAGCCTGCCTGCAGACAGTTATTTCATGCTGGGCAATCGAGAACAAAAGCTGATGGTGGCACCTGGTCATAACGCAGTCATCGCACGGCTCGGCTGGTCGTCAAGCCCGTATCCTGTCGAATCAAGGTTTGGCGCACTGCTGGCGGCGCTACCTGAATAGCGCTGGCCAGGCTCATCCCTGCCGGCTCTCCAGCAGTGCGAGATATATGTGCAGCTCCTCCGCAGAGGACTTGAGGTTGTATTTTTCTGCCACCGCCATAAACCGTTGAATGTAGTAACGACGTACAGGTCCGTACGGAGGCATCCACCGGTCTGGGCCGCGGTCCCCCTTGCTTTGATTTCGACCATCGTCGACCAACCACAAGTTATCTGGATCTTCCGCAAATTTCCGTTTTTGCGCGGTACTCC
This is a stretch of genomic DNA from Microbulbifer bruguierae. It encodes these proteins:
- a CDS encoding serine hydrolase domain-containing protein; its protein translation is MESALLASSLLSVALVVTFLVYRERSDSAQRLRESLQLVVRMSAKLACSARHISHLCDARIRRDLRSYSLLFCFVKITHKKNTTTATLWKRFTASAEFHPQLGAQLTAESRVLRQAKLPPALAPSPIQAATNRKLQRLAEEQLKRDNRLGLDTRAVIVIHNNQLIAEAYCPFIRAETRLLGWSMAKSLLAILWGRMETLGLADTEQHQLFPEWEDDRRREITLENLLQMCDGLAFTESYRPDSDVTRMLFGEYSPSRYALQRPLTHAPGTCFSYSSGTTNLLARWIHCQLGGTTKMMRFLQREIFEPLGMNGAILETDTDGIFVGSSYAFLTARDWGRLGTLLLNNGIASGRQVLSHNWIHRATSANGSNNEPRYGYQLWLNSGGDIPPRHPSLPADSYFMLGNREQKLMVAPGHNAVIARLGWSSSPYPVESRFGALLAALPE